The following proteins are encoded in a genomic region of Archocentrus centrarchus isolate MPI-CPG fArcCen1 unplaced genomic scaffold, fArcCen1 scaffold_24_ctg1, whole genome shotgun sequence:
- the LOC115775786 gene encoding zinc finger protein 234-like isoform X1, producing MSSTQQDQHGARSHLAQEADKPLRRKGGKKYTCDQCGNHFTSKISLQRHQVIHTGEKPFSCDLCGKSFTRAGSLKPHQLIHSGEKPYSCDQCGRCFTHSSNLRLHQVTHSGIKAYSCNYCGKTFSQPGNRNRHRRIHTGQDVYCCDQCGKMCATDSDLQRHMLTHTEERPYQCDLCDKTFKAPNYLKAHQQSHSRKRLYKCSYCEKQSNTDGSSSQPCHRCSGGKAFLCDFCGKTFSHQENLKVHLRRHTGHKLNYCKECGRSFPTTSELKQHELFHSGVKKHLCDQCGSSFTTAGDLKRHKRIHTGEKPYKCRHCDKSFSCSGSRNLHESTHIKGNYNCDQCDKSFGNLRSYSKHKRSHATKKLLRCYQCAKTFTSLSALSKHHRDHAELKSLTSVDHNESAEARLPYFH from the exons gaccaacatggagcgagaagtcaCCTCgctcaggaggctgacaaacctctcagaaggaagggaggaaaaaaatacacctgtgatcagtgtgggaaccATTTTACCAGCAAGATTTCATTACAAAGGCATCAagtgatccacactggagagaaacctttcagctgtgacttgtgtggaaagtcttttactaGGGCTGGAAGCTTGAAACCACatcaactcatccacagtggagagaaaccttacagctgtgatcagtgtggcagatgTTTCACGCACAGTAGCAACTTACGGCTTCATCAagttacccactctggaattaaggcatacagctgtaactactgtggaaaaactttcagccAGCCAGGGAACAGAAATAGACACCGgcgcattcacactggacaggatgtgtactgctgtgatcagtgtggcaaaatGTGTGCAACAGACTCAGATTTACAACGCCATATGcttacccacactgaggagagaccttaTCAATGTGACCTGTGCGATAAGACTTTTAAGGCTCCAAATTACTTGAAAGCACATCAACAGagccacagcagaaagagactctacaagtgcagttactgtgag AAGCAGAGtaacacagatggatccagttctcaaccCTGTCATCGCTGTAGTGGTGGGAAAGCATTTCTCTGTGActtttgtgggaaaactttcagtcatCAGGAAAACCTAAAAGTACATCtgcgtagacacactggacacaaactgaactactgtaaagaatgtgggagaagcttccccacaacaagtgaattaaaacagcatgaactcttccacagtggggttaaaaagcacctctgtgaccagtgtgggtcatcgtTCACCACTGCAGGTGACCTTAAAAGGCATAAACgaatccacacaggagagaaaccatacaagtgcagacactgtgacaaaagcttctccTGTTCAGGTAGTCGTAACCttcatgaaagtacacacattAAAGGGAACTACaactgtgaccagtgtgacaagagcttcggGAATCTCCGTTCATACTCTAaacacaaacgatcccacgctACAAAGAAACTGTTACgctgttaccaatgtgcaaaaacattcacttcattatctgctctgtccAAACATCATCGTGATCATGCAGAGCTGAAATCATTAACATCAgtggatcacaatgaatctgcagaggCACGGTTACCATATTTCCACTGA